A single window of Solenopsis invicta isolate M01_SB chromosome 3, UNIL_Sinv_3.0, whole genome shotgun sequence DNA harbors:
- the LOC120357194 gene encoding uncharacterized protein LOC120357194 isoform X1 translates to MINNIKQKRSADPICMKFPLILQYNSSISCSDKNGAHSNSISTNNSNGPNISKNYGIKYKSRSTLLEVSSSSNSHTIGVPGKENVKASVKPQFNCNCNMFQQENMQLKQELNKAKEI, encoded by the exons Atgattaacaatataaaacaaaaaag GAGTGCCGATCCTATTTGCATGAAATTTCCTTTGATACTACAATACAATTCAAGTATTTCTTGCTCTGACAAAAATGGTGCTCACTCCAATTCTATTTCTACAAATAATTCAAATGGTCCTAATATCTC aaaaaattacggaataaagtataaatcaaG atccACTCTTCTTGAAGTGAGTAGTTCATCAAATTCACATACTATTGGAGTACCtggaaaagaaaatgttaaagcATCAGTTAAGCCACAGTTCAACTGTAATTGCAATATGTTTCAGCAagaaaatatgcaattaaaacaGGAACTAAATAAGgccaaagaaatttaa
- the LOC120357194 gene encoding uncharacterized protein LOC120357194 isoform X3 → MINNIKQKRSADPICMKFPLILQYNSSISCSDKNGAHSNSISTNNSNGPNISKNYGIKYKSRSTLLEQENMQLKQELNKAKEI, encoded by the exons Atgattaacaatataaaacaaaaaag GAGTGCCGATCCTATTTGCATGAAATTTCCTTTGATACTACAATACAATTCAAGTATTTCTTGCTCTGACAAAAATGGTGCTCACTCCAATTCTATTTCTACAAATAATTCAAATGGTCCTAATATCTC aaaaaattacggaataaagtataaatcaaG atccACTCTTCTTGAA CAagaaaatatgcaattaaaacaGGAACTAAATAAGgccaaagaaatttaa
- the LOC120357194 gene encoding uncharacterized protein LOC120357194 isoform X4, with amino-acid sequence MINNIKQKRSADPICMKFPLILQYNSSISCSDKNGAHSNSISTNNSNGPNISSTLLEQENMQLKQELNKAKEI; translated from the exons Atgattaacaatataaaacaaaaaag GAGTGCCGATCCTATTTGCATGAAATTTCCTTTGATACTACAATACAATTCAAGTATTTCTTGCTCTGACAAAAATGGTGCTCACTCCAATTCTATTTCTACAAATAATTCAAATGGTCCTAATATCTC atccACTCTTCTTGAA CAagaaaatatgcaattaaaacaGGAACTAAATAAGgccaaagaaatttaa
- the LOC120357194 gene encoding uncharacterized protein LOC120357194 isoform X2, with the protein MINNIKQKRSADPICMKFPLILQYNSSISCSDKNGAHSNSISTNNSNGPNISSTLLEVSSSSNSHTIGVPGKENVKASVKPQFNCNCNMFQQENMQLKQELNKAKEI; encoded by the exons Atgattaacaatataaaacaaaaaag GAGTGCCGATCCTATTTGCATGAAATTTCCTTTGATACTACAATACAATTCAAGTATTTCTTGCTCTGACAAAAATGGTGCTCACTCCAATTCTATTTCTACAAATAATTCAAATGGTCCTAATATCTC atccACTCTTCTTGAAGTGAGTAGTTCATCAAATTCACATACTATTGGAGTACCtggaaaagaaaatgttaaagcATCAGTTAAGCCACAGTTCAACTGTAATTGCAATATGTTTCAGCAagaaaatatgcaattaaaacaGGAACTAAATAAGgccaaagaaatttaa